Within Bacillus sp. E(2018), the genomic segment TATGAATTCAAGGTAGCAACGGGAAAATATGAACAGTTTAATGCAGTAAAACGGTTATTTAAAGAAGCGGACATCATCATTAATGGATGTGATGTGGATCGTGAAGGTTCAAACATCTTTTATTCGATCTACCATATGACAGGTGTTCGAGGCAAAATGATCAAACGACTTTGGATTAACTCACTTGAAGTGGATGAGATTCGTAAAGGGTTCTCTAATCTACATAATAACGAGAAAGATCTATTGCTTTATGCCGAAGCCAAAACCCGACAGATCTCGGATTGGCTCGTTGGCATGAATGGAAGTCGCCTGTATACATTGCTTTTACAGCAAAAAGGCCTTACAGATAGCTTAAGCATTGGTAGGGTGCAGTCGCCAACCACGTACTTGATCTACCAAAGACACCTTGAGATTGAGAATTTTGTGGCCAAACCTTTCTATGAGATCGAAGGGAACTTTACGGCCGTAAACGGAAAGTACAAAGGTAAAGCGAAAATTAAAAGTGAAAAACAAGAAGAGGTCCAACAGCTGTTAGATAAGCACAACATTACGGGTAAAGATACGGGAATCATAAAAAATGTAACGAAAAAAGAAATGCGAATCAAATCACCTAAATTGCATGCGCTCTCGACGTTACAGGCAACAGCGAATAGAAGATGGAAGTATAGTCCGAAGAAGGTTCTAGATACGGTTCAGAAATTGTACGATAAGAAAATCCTATCGTATCCAAGAACAGACACACAATACATTACAGAGAATGAGTTTGCGTACCTATCAGCGAACCTTGAGTCTTATCAGAACCTTATAGAGAACCGTTTTGCAGCCGCTTCTAAACGACCTAGTAAAAGATATGTAGACGGATCAAAGGTTCAAGAGCACTATGCCATTATCCCAACAAAGCAAATTCCAACTTCTGCAAAGATTCAAGGATTATCAATAGAAGAAAAGAACATTTACTTTGAAGTGTTAAACACGACGCTTGCCATGTTTCATCATGACTATGTATACGAAGAGACAAAAGTTACAACGAGCGTGAACGATTTAGACTTTGAATCTGTTGGGAAAACGGAAATCAGCAAAGGGTGGAAAGAACTATTCACCTATGGAACAAAAGATAAAGAAAACATCGCTCCTAAGAAAGATGAAAACGCACCACAAGCTCTTCCTATACTTGAAAAAGGCGAGCAAGTGGAGAGTATCGTCAAAATGAAGGAAGGGATGACTACCCCTCCGAAACCTTATACAGAAGGGCAACTCATCTCGATGATGAAAACTTGTGGTAAGTCAGTGGAGAATGAAGAAGAAATGGAAATCTTGAAAGAAGTAGAAGGCTTAGGTACAGAAGCAACACGAAGTGGAATCATTGAAACCATAAAAAAGCACCAATACATTGAAGTGAAAAAGAACATTGTTCACATAACCGAAAAAGGAAAAATTCTGTGTCAGTCCATTGAAGGAAATCTACTGTCCAGTCCGTCCATGACCGCTAAATGGGAAACCTATTTGAAGAAAATCGGTAACGGAGATGGGACACCTCAAGCTTTTTTGGGAAGCATCACAAAGTTTCTCAATAAATTGATCGAAGAAGTACCAGAACAATTGAATGCGGCTCCTATCCAGCAGAGTATTGATGGAGTTAAGAAGGAGAGTCAAAAACCGATTGCTACTTGTCCACGGTGTAAAAAAGGAAAGATCAGCGTAAGTCGTTCTTATTATAAATGCTCAGAACATGCGAATGGTTGTAAACAAACTTTTCCAGGGAAATTACTTGGTAAGGTGATAACGGAAAAACAGGTGAAGGACCTGTGTACGAAAGGGAAAACAAGTCTCATCAAAGGCTTTAAGCCAAAAGCGAAAGAAAAGAAAAAGTTCAGTGCGATGCTCGTTTTAAAGGATGATTTAACGATTGGGTTTGAGTTTGCTAATATCCCATTCGTAAAGAAATAAAAGGTATGATTTGGATAGAATTCTTATAATTTAGTAAGAGTGGATTAAAGGGGGTATGAGTAAATCATGGAAACATGGGTGACAATTTTAACTTTTGTTATACTCGTTCTTTCTTTTGTGGTTATGTATCTTTCTGTAAAACACAAAAGTAAAAAGAATATTCTTCTAATTCTACTCAGTATGCTTATTGCTGCTTTTCCACTGACTTATGCGCTTTATGATGATTACATGAATGAATATATAGGAGCTAATATTGGACTTGGTCTTGCCTTTCTTCTTACATGGATTATTACAGGTATAATACTCTTGGTAGCATTGATCAAGCTAATTCGTGCCCGTCGTTCTTGAATATAATTTAATGAGCAAACACGAAAAGACTCGACCTATCTAGGCGAGTCTTTTCACTATTTAATGGTGATTCTCAATAAACTAACTATTTTTTGGAAAACAGTTGACATTTATAGTACTCAGTCATACAATGTAGAGGTAATAAGTAACACTTAATAGTAATGGTGAACTTAACTCTATTTTTTTAAAGCGGTACTAAGTCATACTTATTATAGGTCAGATGAAATAAAGGAGGCTTTTGACATCGAAAATTTAACAGAAATGCTAAAAGGTTCACTTGAAGGCTGCGTATTGGAAATTATCAGCCGTCATGAAACCTATGGCTATGAAATTACACGCCGCTTAAACGATCTAGGATTTACAGAAGTGGTGGAGGGTACGGTATACACGATCCTCGTCCGATTGGAAAAGAAGAAATTAGTAGACATCGTCAAGAAGCCGTCAGATATGGGTCCGCCTCGAAAGTTTTACACGCTTAATGAAGCTGGCAGACAGGAACTTGAATCCTTCTGGCGAAAATGGGATTTCGTATCTTCAAAGATTAATGTATTGAAATCACAATAAGCTCATAAAGTGTTTCGGTAGCATGATGAATGAAAGGGATAAAAAGGAGGAAAGAAATATGTTGGAATGGATTAAAAAGATGATCGGTGATAAGAAAGAATACAAAATGATGATGGCGCGTGTTGAAGCTCTTCCGGAGGATTATCAGTTTGTATTTAAAAAGATTCAAACGTATATGTGGAACTTTTCATCTGGAAATGGGATGGATATGCTACACATTCAGTATGAGTTGATTGATTTGTTTGAAGCGGGAGCAGCACAAGGTAGACCAGTGCTAGACATTACAGGGGAAGACGTGGCATCGTTCGCAGATGAACTCGTAGCAAACGCCAAAACCTATTTTGCTAAATATCGAGAAGATCTGAACCAAAGTATTAAGAAGGAATTAGGAAAAGAGTAACAATTTTGGCTGAATAGAATGTACTTGGAACTATTCAGTTATTTTTTCGTACGGTACTAAGTAACACTTATTATCAGTGATACTATATAGTAAATCATAATCTATTAGGAGGAAAAACATGTATCATTCAGCGATTTCAATTAAACGTTTAAAAAAATCCTTCAAAAATAAAGAAGTTTTAAAAGGAGTAGATTTTGAGGTGCAGAGGGGAGAAATCTTCGCATTGTTAGGATCAAATGGAGCCGGAAAGACGACGATTGTAAACATTCTTTCTACTTTGATGAAAGCGGATGAAGGGGAAGCAATAATCTGCGGATTTGATGTCGATCGTCAACCCGATGGAGTTCGTCAAAGCATTAGTTTAACAGGGCAATTTGCAGCCTTAGACGGAATACTTACTGGGCGTGAAAACCTTATGATGATTGCTAAATTAAGAGGTGTTTACAATCCAGGTGAAGTGGCGGATCAATTACTTGCGAGATTCAGCTTGACGGAAGCTGCGAACAAACGCAGTGACCAATATTCTGGTGGGATGAAGCGAAGGCTGGATATTGCCATGAGTCTGATCGGGACACCGGATGTTATTTTTCTAGACGAACCAACAACAGGACTTGATCCTGAAGCACGTATTGAGGTTTGGAATACCGTTAAGGAACTTGCTAGTGGTGGTACGACCATATTACTGACCACACAATACTTGGAAGAAGCCGAGCAGCTCGCAGATCGTATTGCGATATTACATGGAGGGAAAATCATCAAGACCGGCACGCTGCAAGAACTGAAAGAGATGTTCCCGAAAGCTGTAGTGGAGTACGTTGAGAAGCAGCCATCACTAGAGGATATTTTCCTCAACATGATCGGCAAAAAGGAGAGTGTTTAAATGAATAGTATAACAGGAACTTTA encodes:
- a CDS encoding ATP-binding cassette domain-containing protein; this translates as MYHSAISIKRLKKSFKNKEVLKGVDFEVQRGEIFALLGSNGAGKTTIVNILSTLMKADEGEAIICGFDVDRQPDGVRQSISLTGQFAALDGILTGRENLMMIAKLRGVYNPGEVADQLLARFSLTEAANKRSDQYSGGMKRRLDIAMSLIGTPDVIFLDEPTTGLDPEARIEVWNTVKELASGGTTILLTTQYLEEAEQLADRIAILHGGKIIKTGTLQELKEMFPKAVVEYVEKQPSLEDIFLNMIGKKESV
- a CDS encoding DUF1048 domain-containing protein — its product is MLEWIKKMIGDKKEYKMMMARVEALPEDYQFVFKKIQTYMWNFSSGNGMDMLHIQYELIDLFEAGAAQGRPVLDITGEDVASFADELVANAKTYFAKYREDLNQSIKKELGKE
- a CDS encoding PadR family transcriptional regulator; translated protein: MENLTEMLKGSLEGCVLEIISRHETYGYEITRRLNDLGFTEVVEGTVYTILVRLEKKKLVDIVKKPSDMGPPRKFYTLNEAGRQELESFWRKWDFVSSKINVLKSQ
- the topB gene encoding type IA DNA topoisomerase; the protein is MSKIVILAEKPSQAKAYADAFTVKKKDKTFIELNPCSIFPNGATITWGIGHLVELKQPKEYKSEWGTWRLSSLPILPERYEFKVATGKYEQFNAVKRLFKEADIIINGCDVDREGSNIFYSIYHMTGVRGKMIKRLWINSLEVDEIRKGFSNLHNNEKDLLLYAEAKTRQISDWLVGMNGSRLYTLLLQQKGLTDSLSIGRVQSPTTYLIYQRHLEIENFVAKPFYEIEGNFTAVNGKYKGKAKIKSEKQEEVQQLLDKHNITGKDTGIIKNVTKKEMRIKSPKLHALSTLQATANRRWKYSPKKVLDTVQKLYDKKILSYPRTDTQYITENEFAYLSANLESYQNLIENRFAAASKRPSKRYVDGSKVQEHYAIIPTKQIPTSAKIQGLSIEEKNIYFEVLNTTLAMFHHDYVYEETKVTTSVNDLDFESVGKTEISKGWKELFTYGTKDKENIAPKKDENAPQALPILEKGEQVESIVKMKEGMTTPPKPYTEGQLISMMKTCGKSVENEEEMEILKEVEGLGTEATRSGIIETIKKHQYIEVKKNIVHITEKGKILCQSIEGNLLSSPSMTAKWETYLKKIGNGDGTPQAFLGSITKFLNKLIEEVPEQLNAAPIQQSIDGVKKESQKPIATCPRCKKGKISVSRSYYKCSEHANGCKQTFPGKLLGKVITEKQVKDLCTKGKTSLIKGFKPKAKEKKKFSAMLVLKDDLTIGFEFANIPFVKK